One Erythrobacter sp. SDW2 genomic region harbors:
- a CDS encoding glutathione S-transferase family protein, producing the protein MWRVYCFPLCPFSRKIRLLLGEKGVGYEVWRTDPWDADDEFWNMNPAGRTPVVRDAARDITLADSRAIAEYFEETVDRAPMINGTAANRAEIRRLVALFDENFFADVTLPLLHERMKKRLILREPPDSRVLREAMKLAHGHLDYIDWLVDTRPWLAGPQMSLADLAAAAQISVADYLGGIDWKGHDQTRDWYTAFKSRPSFGPLLAERMEVIQPPTHYAMLDA; encoded by the coding sequence ATGTGGCGCGTCTATTGCTTCCCCCTCTGCCCCTTCAGTCGCAAGATCCGGCTCCTGCTGGGCGAGAAAGGCGTGGGCTATGAAGTCTGGCGGACTGATCCGTGGGACGCCGACGACGAATTCTGGAACATGAACCCGGCCGGGCGAACCCCGGTGGTGCGCGATGCGGCCCGTGACATCACGCTGGCAGACAGCCGCGCGATTGCCGAATATTTCGAGGAAACCGTCGACCGCGCACCGATGATCAACGGCACCGCGGCCAACCGTGCCGAAATCCGCCGGCTGGTGGCATTGTTCGACGAGAACTTCTTCGCCGACGTCACCCTCCCGCTGCTGCACGAGCGGATGAAGAAGCGGCTGATCCTGCGCGAGCCGCCCGACAGCCGCGTGCTGCGCGAAGCGATGAAGCTGGCGCACGGTCATCTCGACTATATCGACTGGCTGGTCGATACCCGGCCCTGGCTGGCGGGACCGCAGATGAGCCTCGCCGACCTCGCTGCTGCAGCGCAGATTTCCGTCGCCGACTATCTCGGCGGGATCGACTGGAAGGGTCACGACCAGACCCGCGACTGGTACACCGCCTTCAAGAGCCGCCCGAGCTTCGGCCCGCTGCTGGCCGAGCGGATGGAGGTGATCCAGCCGCCGACGCATTACGCGATGCTTGACGCTTAG
- the msrB gene encoding peptide-methionine (R)-S-oxide reductase MsrB, protein MTDPKAMPDNQWREKLSPEQYHILREKGTERAFTGKYDKHYDAGEYYCAGCGAKLFESDAKYNSGCGWPAFTRPSDGDAVAEHRDTSYGMIRTEVTCANCDGHLGHVFPDGPRDQGGLRYCINSAALDFEPAETSGDKSE, encoded by the coding sequence ATGACCGATCCCAAGGCCATGCCCGACAACCAGTGGCGCGAAAAGCTGAGCCCCGAGCAGTACCACATCCTGCGCGAAAAAGGGACCGAGCGGGCCTTTACCGGCAAGTACGACAAGCACTACGACGCCGGCGAATATTACTGCGCCGGCTGCGGGGCGAAGCTGTTCGAGAGCGATGCCAAGTACAACAGCGGCTGCGGCTGGCCGGCCTTCACCCGCCCCAGCGATGGCGATGCCGTGGCCGAGCATCGCGACACTTCCTATGGCATGATCCGCACCGAAGTGACCTGTGCCAATTGCGACGGGCACCTGGGCCACGTCTTCCCCGACGGTCCGCGTGACCAGGGCGGCTTGCGCTACTGTATCAACAGCGCCGCGCTCGACTTCGAGCCGGCCGAAACATCTGGCGACAAAAGCGAATAG
- a CDS encoding transglycosylase domain-containing protein: MAQRGSRRKAAEQAKRANGPSGPPSRAKLWFKRIAIGGAVVGLLGALFLGLAVLFAARSLPSYAQLKATQNAQTIVVRARDGTEILELGPSFGKWIPHQQIPQVMKDAMVSVEDRRFYSHFGIDPLGLMRAVYEAVTGDKRISATSTITQQLARNVFLNSNRSLDRKLREGVLAMALESKFSKEQILELYLNKVYFGGGAYGIDSASRKFFSHPGTELSTAEAAIIAGLVKAPSRYSPTADVNAAVGRAKVVLRLMREQGRISESEAQVDVDAVKLKVDANQNSVRYFTDWALPQLDILLPETFEPIEVWTTIDVGMQRAAQAAIEANSPAGAQGALVSMDRDGAVLALIGGKDYVETSFNRATTALRQPGSSWKLFVYLAALEAGYTPEDTVKDVPVTIQGWSPRNSGGGYSGEMSLRSAFAFSKNTVAAQLGNEVGFGTVSSMAKRFGITTEISTVPSMVLGSNEVRLLDMTRAFAAISAYGNSVEPYGIVKVTTADGEVIYQHQKARTVKLVPDYVAAGMVDLLQAAVQTGTGRAAQIGRPVAGKTGTTSSNKDGYFVGFSSGITTGVWMGRDDSKAVGGLQGGRAPAQAFAAFMRYAVKGRPVENFKVETNLPEWQTEPDDEFYFGDPDEYYYIDEQGNLIEPGRVEGPRGEGLPPESELGPGEANRQRRPPPEPATDGAPQAASDDFLNRATGGNEPQRQPPPQPRPSPPPPRQPQ; encoded by the coding sequence ATGGCGCAGCGCGGCAGCCGCCGGAAGGCAGCGGAACAGGCGAAACGGGCAAACGGCCCCAGCGGGCCGCCGAGCCGGGCGAAGCTGTGGTTCAAGCGGATCGCCATTGGCGGGGCCGTGGTCGGCTTGCTCGGCGCGCTGTTCCTGGGTCTCGCCGTGCTGTTTGCCGCGCGTTCGTTGCCCAGCTACGCCCAGCTCAAGGCGACACAGAACGCCCAGACCATAGTCGTACGGGCGCGCGACGGGACGGAGATCCTCGAGCTCGGGCCGAGTTTCGGCAAGTGGATCCCGCACCAGCAAATCCCGCAGGTGATGAAGGATGCGATGGTCTCGGTTGAGGACCGCCGCTTCTACTCGCATTTCGGTATCGACCCGCTGGGTCTGATGCGCGCGGTTTATGAAGCGGTGACCGGCGACAAGCGCATTTCGGCGACATCGACGATCACCCAGCAGCTCGCCCGCAACGTTTTCCTGAATTCCAATCGCTCGCTCGATCGCAAGCTGCGCGAAGGTGTGCTGGCCATGGCGCTGGAGAGCAAATTCTCCAAGGAGCAGATCCTCGAGCTCTACCTCAACAAGGTCTATTTCGGCGGCGGGGCCTATGGCATCGACAGCGCCAGTCGCAAGTTCTTCAGCCATCCCGGCACCGAGCTGAGCACCGCCGAGGCCGCGATCATCGCCGGCCTGGTCAAGGCGCCGAGCCGCTACTCGCCGACCGCCGATGTCAATGCTGCCGTCGGCCGGGCCAAGGTCGTACTGCGGCTGATGCGCGAGCAGGGCCGGATCAGCGAGAGCGAAGCGCAGGTCGATGTCGACGCGGTCAAGCTCAAGGTCGATGCCAACCAGAACTCGGTCCGCTACTTTACGGACTGGGCACTGCCGCAGCTCGATATCCTGCTGCCAGAAACCTTCGAGCCGATCGAGGTCTGGACCACGATCGATGTCGGTATGCAGCGTGCGGCGCAGGCGGCAATCGAGGCGAACTCGCCTGCCGGGGCGCAGGGCGCACTGGTCAGCATGGACCGCGACGGCGCGGTGCTCGCGCTGATCGGCGGCAAGGACTATGTCGAGACCAGCTTCAACCGCGCCACCACCGCGCTCCGCCAGCCGGGCTCGTCGTGGAAGCTGTTCGTCTATCTTGCCGCGCTGGAAGCAGGCTATACGCCCGAAGATACGGTCAAGGACGTGCCGGTGACGATCCAGGGCTGGAGCCCGCGCAATTCGGGCGGCGGCTATTCCGGCGAAATGAGCCTGCGCAGTGCCTTCGCTTTCTCCAAGAACACTGTCGCGGCGCAACTGGGCAATGAAGTCGGCTTCGGCACGGTCTCCTCGATGGCCAAGCGGTTCGGCATCACGACGGAGATTTCGACTGTCCCGTCGATGGTGCTCGGATCGAACGAAGTCCGGTTGCTCGACATGACCCGCGCCTTTGCGGCGATTTCGGCTTACGGCAATTCGGTCGAGCCCTATGGCATCGTCAAGGTCACCACCGCCGATGGCGAAGTGATCTACCAGCACCAGAAGGCCCGCACGGTAAAGCTGGTGCCGGATTACGTGGCTGCGGGAATGGTCGACCTGCTGCAGGCGGCCGTCCAGACCGGGACCGGTCGCGCAGCCCAGATCGGGCGTCCGGTCGCCGGCAAGACGGGAACCACCAGTTCCAACAAGGACGGTTATTTCGTCGGCTTCTCCAGCGGCATTACCACCGGCGTGTGGATGGGCCGCGATGACAGCAAGGCGGTCGGGGGCCTGCAAGGCGGGCGCGCCCCGGCCCAGGCGTTCGCCGCTTTCATGCGCTATGCCGTCAAGGGGCGCCCGGTCGAGAATTTCAAGGTGGAGACCAACCTGCCCGAATGGCAGACCGAGCCCGACGACGAGTTCTACTTCGGCGACCCCGACGAGTATTACTACATCGACGAGCAGGGCAATCTGATCGAGCCGGGCCGTGTCGAAGGGCCACGCGGCGAAGGCTTGCCGCCCGAAAGCGAACTCGGGCCAGGGGAGGCGAACCGCCAGCGGCGGCCTCCGCCGGAGCCGGCTACGGATGGTGCCCCGCAAGCCGCGAGCGACGATTTCCTCAACCGTGCGACCGGCGGCAACGAGCCGCAGCGCCAGCCGCCGCCGCAACCACGCCCTTCCCCGCCTCCGCCGCGCCAGCCGCAATAG
- a CDS encoding Do family serine endopeptidase, which produces MKPVRYAYGLSTALLLGGATISLVTGQPAGAQVAVNDDRAMVGVVPRPGAPESFADLTEQLQPAVVNISTRQRVEVDTRNPFAGTPFEGLFSQRGQPSTPQTREAQSLGSGFIISADGYVVTNNHVISPEGRATVEAITVTTPDGTEYEAELVGADAQSDLAVLKISGTKPFPFVQFGDSAQARVGDWVIAIGNPFGLGGTVTSGIVSAQLRNTGGGAYDRYIQTDASINRGNSGGPLFDMQGNVIGINNAIYSPSGGSVGIGFAIPADIAAPIVDKLRSGVAIERGYLGVTIQPVTEDVASALGLPKNRGEFVQNVVEGEAAARAGIKPGDIVTKIDGKDVTPDQTLSFLIANIEPGTTIPVQIVREGATRTLNVTVGKRPSEDQIRQSQVFSDDESQDNPTTPDIQGSEGIAEKLGLGVLPVTAEIARQLGVGSSVKGLAIAVVDPSSDAAAKDIRRRDIIVGANYKPVASVEDLESIIAEAEKAGRDSILLNIQRRGAPPFFRAVRIQK; this is translated from the coding sequence GTGAAACCCGTGCGATACGCATATGGCCTGAGCACTGCGCTGCTGCTGGGCGGCGCGACGATTTCCCTGGTGACCGGCCAACCGGCCGGTGCGCAAGTGGCTGTCAATGACGACCGGGCGATGGTGGGCGTGGTCCCCCGTCCCGGCGCTCCCGAAAGCTTTGCCGACCTGACCGAGCAATTGCAGCCGGCGGTGGTCAACATCTCGACGCGCCAGCGTGTCGAGGTCGACACCCGCAACCCCTTCGCCGGCACGCCGTTCGAGGGCCTGTTCTCGCAGCGTGGCCAGCCGTCGACGCCGCAGACGCGTGAGGCGCAGTCGCTCGGTTCGGGCTTCATCATTTCGGCCGACGGCTATGTCGTGACCAACAATCACGTGATCAGTCCCGAGGGCAGGGCGACAGTGGAAGCGATCACCGTCACCACGCCCGACGGCACCGAATACGAAGCGGAACTGGTCGGGGCCGATGCCCAGTCGGATCTGGCGGTGCTCAAGATCAGCGGCACGAAGCCTTTCCCGTTCGTACAGTTTGGCGATTCGGCCCAGGCCCGCGTCGGTGACTGGGTGATCGCCATCGGCAATCCCTTCGGCCTTGGCGGCACCGTGACCAGCGGGATCGTCTCGGCCCAGCTGCGCAACACCGGCGGCGGGGCCTATGACCGCTACATCCAGACCGATGCCAGCATCAACCGCGGCAATTCTGGCGGCCCGCTGTTCGACATGCAGGGCAATGTCATCGGCATCAACAACGCCATCTACTCGCCGTCGGGCGGCAGTGTCGGGATCGGTTTTGCCATCCCCGCCGATATTGCAGCCCCGATCGTCGACAAGTTGCGCAGCGGCGTGGCGATCGAACGCGGGTATCTCGGCGTGACGATCCAGCCGGTCACGGAAGACGTCGCCAGCGCGCTGGGCCTGCCCAAGAACCGCGGCGAATTCGTCCAGAACGTGGTGGAAGGCGAAGCGGCAGCCAGGGCCGGGATCAAGCCTGGCGACATCGTCACCAAGATCGACGGCAAGGACGTGACGCCCGACCAGACCTTGTCGTTCCTGATCGCCAATATCGAGCCGGGCACCACCATCCCCGTGCAGATCGTCCGCGAAGGTGCGACCCGCACCCTGAATGTGACAGTCGGCAAGCGTCCGAGCGAGGACCAGATTCGCCAGTCGCAGGTCTTCTCCGATGACGAGAGCCAGGACAATCCGACGACGCCCGACATACAGGGCAGCGAAGGCATTGCCGAGAAGCTGGGCCTGGGCGTGTTGCCGGTGACCGCCGAAATCGCCCGGCAGCTGGGTGTCGGTTCTTCGGTCAAGGGCCTCGCCATCGCCGTGGTCGATCCGAGTTCCGACGCTGCGGCGAAGGATATTCGCCGCCGCGACATCATCGTGGGTGCCAACTACAAGCCGGTCGCCAGTGTCGAGGATCTCGAATCCATCATCGCCGAGGCCGAGAAAGCCGGGCGCGATTCGATCCTGCTGAACATCCAGCGCCGCGGCGCCCCGCCGTTCTTCCGCGCGGTCCGCATCCAGAAGTAA
- the hflC gene encoding protease modulator HflC: protein MNTMWENYKLVFISVAIAVVGFFMSAFVVPEEQQAVVIQTGRPVGTVNTPNGKTDAGLYFRVPLIQSVELIEKRVLDLEMRDEEVLSNDQQRLVVNAYARFRIVDPIRMVERAGSTEGVREALEPILNSVLRQELGRRTFQAMLTAERGTALATVKANLDRQARAYGAEVIDVQIKRTDLPDGEPLQAAFDRMRSDRQREALTIRAEGAQDATVIRAEADAQAAKIYADSFGKDPQFYDFYRAMQSYEATFAKGEGTGDSAIILSPDNEYLRQFRGQ from the coding sequence ATGAACACCATGTGGGAAAACTACAAGCTGGTCTTCATCTCTGTCGCCATCGCGGTGGTAGGCTTTTTCATGAGCGCTTTCGTGGTGCCCGAAGAACAGCAGGCCGTCGTGATCCAGACCGGTCGCCCGGTCGGCACGGTCAACACGCCCAATGGCAAGACTGATGCCGGGCTCTACTTCCGTGTTCCGCTGATCCAGTCGGTCGAGCTGATCGAGAAGCGCGTGCTCGACCTCGAAATGAGGGACGAGGAAGTGCTCTCCAACGACCAGCAACGCCTGGTCGTCAACGCCTATGCCCGGTTCCGCATCGTCGATCCGATCCGCATGGTGGAACGTGCGGGCAGCACCGAGGGCGTGCGTGAAGCGCTTGAGCCGATCCTCAATTCCGTGCTGCGGCAGGAACTCGGCCGCCGGACGTTCCAGGCCATGCTGACCGCCGAGCGCGGTACGGCACTGGCTACCGTCAAGGCCAACCTCGACCGACAGGCGCGTGCATACGGGGCGGAAGTGATTGACGTCCAGATCAAGCGCACCGACCTGCCCGATGGCGAGCCGCTGCAGGCCGCGTTTGACCGCATGCGGTCCGACCGCCAGCGCGAAGCGCTGACGATCCGGGCCGAGGGCGCTCAGGACGCAACCGTGATCCGCGCGGAAGCCGATGCCCAGGCGGCCAAGATCTATGCCGACAGCTTCGGCAAAGACCCGCAGTTCTACGACTTCTACCGCGCCATGCAGAGCTATGAGGCGACATTCGCCAAGGGCGAGGGAACGGGCGACAGCGCGATCATCCTGTCGCCCGACAACGAATACCTGCGGCAGTTCCGCGGGCAGTAG
- the hflK gene encoding protease modulator HflK: MAGKSPWGGKVSGGGGSGDGGNGGGDDSGPGKPNGPRNPWLPPGGDEPRRSASIEDIFKNRGPEGPRRSGGGGGGRGPNFRLPQRPGGKSWFPVVLGGLVILGLGLTSVHQIGPKQQAVVKTLGDYSRTLNPGLNFTLPFPIQTVDVEDVQGVRQDRLPGGPQQQKLILTGDQNLVDLTYVVRWNIKDLRGFKFSLVEPEETIKEVAEASMRASVAEKTLDQTFSGEGRAEIEQAVRRRMQQSLDRYRAGIAVLGVEIAKADPPADVNDAFKDVSVAEQNADAARNQARGYAQQQLSLARGEAEAFDKVYEQYRLAPEVTRQRLYYETMERVLSVTDKTVVETRGVTPYLPLPEIKRRSQPEPAPTTTVTGRQ, translated from the coding sequence ATGGCCGGCAAGAGTCCGTGGGGCGGCAAAGTTAGTGGTGGTGGTGGATCCGGCGACGGGGGCAATGGCGGCGGAGACGACTCCGGCCCCGGCAAGCCCAACGGCCCGCGCAATCCGTGGCTTCCGCCCGGCGGGGACGAGCCGCGCCGATCGGCCAGTATCGAGGATATCTTCAAGAACCGCGGCCCCGAAGGCCCGCGGCGCAGCGGCGGTGGCGGTGGCGGGCGCGGCCCGAATTTCCGCCTGCCGCAGCGGCCCGGTGGCAAGAGCTGGTTCCCGGTCGTCCTGGGCGGGCTGGTCATCCTCGGTCTCGGCCTGACCTCGGTCCACCAGATCGGCCCGAAGCAACAGGCGGTGGTCAAGACGCTGGGCGATTATTCGCGCACCCTCAATCCTGGGCTCAATTTCACCCTGCCGTTCCCTATCCAAACCGTCGACGTCGAGGATGTCCAGGGCGTAAGGCAGGATCGTTTGCCTGGCGGTCCCCAGCAGCAGAAGCTGATCCTGACCGGTGACCAGAACCTGGTCGACCTGACGTATGTCGTGCGCTGGAACATCAAGGACCTGCGCGGCTTCAAGTTCTCTCTGGTCGAGCCGGAAGAGACGATCAAGGAAGTGGCTGAAGCCTCCATGCGCGCCTCGGTTGCGGAAAAGACCCTCGACCAGACGTTTTCCGGCGAAGGCAGGGCAGAGATCGAGCAAGCCGTCAGGCGCCGGATGCAGCAGTCGCTCGACCGCTACCGGGCCGGGATCGCCGTGCTCGGGGTGGAAATTGCCAAGGCCGACCCGCCGGCCGACGTCAACGACGCGTTCAAGGACGTGTCTGTCGCCGAACAGAACGCCGACGCCGCCCGCAACCAGGCGCGCGGCTATGCCCAGCAACAGCTGTCGCTCGCCCGCGGTGAAGCGGAGGCTTTCGACAAGGTCTATGAACAATACCGGCTCGCCCCGGAAGTGACCCGGCAGCGTCTTTACTACGAAACCATGGAGCGCGTCTTGAGCGTCACCGACAAGACCGTCGTCGAAACGCGCGGGGTGACCCCTTACCTGCCCCTGCCCGAGATCAAGCGACGCTCCCAGCCGGAACCGGCCCCGACAACCACTGTCACGGGGAGGCAGTGA
- a CDS encoding Mrp/NBP35 family ATP-binding protein yields MDESALKAALPAEIAARATSIKDREGTVTAIFDGAGLDAAACAALEADAKAALEAVPGVASVRTAVMADRVRRRIIAVGSGKGGVGKSTLTANLAVSLKRMGRKVGVVDADVYGPSQPVLLDSADKKPQAEGQKLQPVTGTLDIPMLSMGHLVPPGRALAWRGPMAGGALTQLMEADWGDVELILIDLPPGTGDVQLTMVQKHKPDGAVIVSTPQDLALIDAARAGQLFDTANVPIIGLVENMAGYTCPHCGEVSDPFGQGGVESAAARLELPFLGRIPLSMDIRMASDAGTPPAARDDASGAAFAAVAAKLADWLDREPQG; encoded by the coding sequence ATGGATGAGAGTGCACTGAAAGCCGCCCTGCCCGCCGAAATCGCGGCAAGAGCGACGTCGATCAAGGACCGCGAAGGCACTGTCACGGCCATCTTTGACGGGGCGGGCCTCGATGCCGCTGCCTGCGCCGCGCTGGAGGCAGATGCCAAGGCGGCGCTCGAAGCGGTCCCCGGTGTGGCCAGCGTCCGCACCGCCGTGATGGCCGACCGGGTCCGTCGCCGCATCATCGCGGTGGGATCGGGCAAGGGTGGGGTCGGCAAGTCGACGCTCACGGCGAACCTCGCGGTCTCGCTCAAGCGCATGGGGCGCAAGGTCGGGGTGGTCGATGCCGACGTCTATGGCCCCTCGCAGCCGGTCCTGCTCGATAGTGCCGACAAGAAGCCGCAGGCCGAAGGGCAGAAGTTGCAGCCGGTCACCGGCACGCTGGACATCCCGATGCTGTCGATGGGGCACTTGGTCCCGCCGGGCCGGGCATTGGCGTGGCGTGGGCCGATGGCGGGTGGCGCGCTGACCCAGCTGATGGAGGCCGACTGGGGCGACGTCGAACTGATCCTGATCGACCTGCCGCCGGGCACCGGCGACGTGCAGCTGACTATGGTGCAGAAGCACAAGCCCGATGGCGCGGTGATCGTTTCCACCCCGCAGGATCTTGCCCTGATCGACGCTGCTCGGGCCGGGCAATTGTTCGATACCGCCAATGTGCCGATCATCGGGCTGGTGGAGAATATGGCAGGCTATACGTGCCCGCATTGCGGCGAGGTTTCCGACCCGTTCGGGCAAGGCGGTGTGGAAAGCGCGGCGGCGAGGCTGGAATTGCCGTTTCTCGGGCGTATTCCCCTGTCCATGGATATCCGCATGGCCAGCGATGCCGGGACCCCGCCGGCTGCGAGGGACGACGCGAGTGGCGCGGCCTTTGCCGCCGTTGCGGCGAAGCTGGCCGACTGGTTGGACCGGGAGCCCCAGGGCTGA
- a CDS encoding molybdopterin cofactor-binding domain-containing protein, with the protein MVLLSRRGVLAGAAVGGGLLVAWALWPRNYRTGLEPGENEAGFDAWLKIAPDGIVTVALPQLEMGQGVSTILPQVVATELGADWRQVAVQPVAPSGAYTNVPLAAKWGRLWLPSLTPGFVETRPEDLVVRRWAEANRFMATAEGTSLAAFEQPCREAAAAARSMLAQIAADRWGVSWEECDAAAGFIVHGNKRLRFGALAQEAAELDPPDPAPLRVDAAAEQPVEGQNDVSTSLPRLDLPSKVDGSHLFAGDVRLPGMLYAAIRHGAVNQSLLGSFDAEDARKIPGYVGAVKGKRWLAAVAENWWAAERALDAMNPRFSTVERIDSAEIEARMSEARESASSYRIAQRGEGADNMGTPDLTLHYDILPALHLPLETASATAWLRDGRLELWLASQAPEKARAAVAAAVGLSTEDVILYPMPAGGSFDARLEHAHAIEAALIARETGKPVQLVWSRWQDALASYPRAPVAAKVSARLAEDGTIGILRTRLITPSWGREFGARLFDNRTSWAAIDDSEGKSDPMVGEGAMPPYAIPDVVVDHVPFRTGLPAGKMRGQAHGYTAFIIESFIDEVAHRHDREPLSYRIGLLGEDVRLVECLQRAARLAEWGGGESGAGQGLACHRMGEGEEAGQGGGRIACVATAKQEEGGVRVTGFSVAVDIGRIVNLDIARQQIEGGLVYGTGLALGSTTAWERGLPVNARLGSMGLPVLADSPAIEIDFIASDAPPFDPGELGVAVAAPAIANALFSATGLRLRQLPLLSGGL; encoded by the coding sequence ATGGTCCTGCTTAGCCGGCGCGGAGTGCTCGCCGGGGCGGCGGTCGGTGGCGGGCTGCTGGTGGCCTGGGCGCTGTGGCCGCGCAACTATCGCACCGGGCTGGAGCCGGGCGAGAACGAGGCCGGGTTCGATGCCTGGCTCAAGATCGCGCCTGACGGGATTGTCACGGTCGCACTGCCGCAGCTGGAGATGGGACAGGGTGTCTCGACGATTCTTCCGCAAGTGGTGGCGACCGAACTCGGGGCCGACTGGCGGCAGGTCGCGGTGCAGCCGGTCGCGCCGAGCGGGGCCTATACCAACGTGCCGCTGGCGGCGAAATGGGGCCGGTTGTGGTTGCCGTCCTTGACGCCCGGCTTCGTCGAGACCCGGCCGGAGGACCTGGTGGTACGCCGCTGGGCCGAGGCCAACCGCTTCATGGCAACCGCCGAGGGCACGTCGCTGGCGGCGTTCGAGCAGCCTTGCCGCGAGGCAGCGGCGGCCGCGCGCAGCATGTTGGCACAGATCGCGGCGGATCGCTGGGGCGTGTCGTGGGAAGAATGCGACGCGGCTGCCGGGTTCATCGTCCACGGCAACAAGCGGCTGCGGTTTGGCGCGCTGGCGCAGGAAGCCGCAGAGCTCGACCCGCCTGATCCTGCACCGCTGCGGGTCGATGCGGCGGCGGAACAGCCGGTCGAAGGACAGAATGACGTGTCGACTTCGCTGCCGCGGCTCGACCTGCCGTCCAAGGTCGACGGTTCGCACCTGTTTGCTGGCGATGTGCGCTTGCCCGGCATGCTCTACGCCGCGATCCGTCATGGCGCGGTCAACCAGTCGCTGCTGGGCAGTTTCGATGCCGAGGATGCGCGCAAGATCCCGGGCTATGTCGGGGCGGTCAAGGGCAAGCGCTGGCTGGCGGCGGTGGCGGAGAACTGGTGGGCGGCCGAGCGCGCGCTCGACGCCATGAACCCGCGTTTCTCGACCGTCGAACGGATCGACAGCGCCGAGATCGAAGCGCGCATGTCCGAAGCGCGCGAGAGTGCCAGCAGCTATCGCATCGCCCAGCGCGGCGAGGGTGCCGACAATATGGGCACGCCCGACCTGACGCTGCATTACGATATATTGCCGGCGTTGCACCTGCCGCTCGAAACCGCCAGCGCTACCGCCTGGCTGCGCGATGGGCGGCTGGAGCTGTGGCTGGCGAGCCAGGCACCGGAGAAAGCGCGCGCCGCAGTGGCGGCAGCGGTCGGCCTTTCGACCGAGGATGTGATCCTTTATCCCATGCCCGCCGGCGGCAGCTTCGATGCCCGCCTGGAGCATGCCCACGCCATCGAGGCTGCGCTGATCGCGCGCGAGACGGGCAAGCCCGTGCAATTGGTATGGTCGCGCTGGCAGGACGCGCTGGCGAGCTATCCCCGCGCTCCGGTCGCGGCCAAGGTCAGCGCCCGGCTGGCCGAGGACGGGACCATCGGCATCCTGCGTACAAGGCTCATCACCCCGTCGTGGGGCCGCGAGTTCGGTGCACGATTGTTCGACAACCGCACCAGCTGGGCTGCCATCGACGATAGCGAAGGCAAGTCGGATCCAATGGTCGGCGAAGGGGCAATGCCGCCCTATGCCATCCCCGACGTGGTGGTGGATCATGTCCCCTTCCGCACCGGGCTCCCCGCAGGCAAGATGCGCGGGCAGGCGCATGGCTACACCGCCTTCATCATCGAAAGCTTCATCGACGAGGTGGCGCATCGCCACGACCGCGAACCGCTGTCCTACCGGATCGGGCTGCTAGGCGAGGATGTGCGGTTGGTCGAATGCTTGCAGCGCGCCGCGCGGCTGGCCGAGTGGGGCGGAGGCGAAAGTGGCGCGGGGCAGGGGCTCGCCTGCCACCGCATGGGAGAAGGTGAGGAAGCGGGCCAGGGCGGGGGACGTATCGCCTGTGTCGCCACTGCCAAGCAGGAGGAAGGCGGCGTCCGGGTGACAGGCTTCAGCGTGGCGGTCGACATCGGCCGGATCGTCAATCTCGACATCGCCCGCCAGCAGATCGAGGGCGGGCTGGTTTACGGGACCGGCCTCGCACTGGGGTCGACCACGGCGTGGGAGCGTGGGCTACCGGTCAATGCCCGGCTCGGCAGCATGGGCTTGCCAGTGCTGGCCGACAGCCCCGCAATCGAGATCGACTTCATCGCCAGCGACGCCCCGCCGTTCGATCCCGGCGAGCTGGGGGTTGCCGTGGCTGCTCCGGCCATCGCCAATGCGCTGTTTTCCGCGACCGGATTGCGCCTGCGCCAGCTACCGCTCTTGTCGGGCGGACTTTAG